The Halichoerus grypus chromosome 9, mHalGry1.hap1.1, whole genome shotgun sequence genome has a window encoding:
- the LOC118543106 gene encoding LOW QUALITY PROTEIN: MHC class I polypeptide-related sequence A-like (The sequence of the model RefSeq protein was modified relative to this genomic sequence to represent the inferred CDS: inserted 2 bases in 1 codon; substituted 1 base at 1 genomic stop codon), producing MAALVMDPSPLVTSRKQFHLWSPPCPIGSQGLCYNLTGVSPHGSVHQRFFTEGCLDGQAFLHHDIERDVAELQGLWAXEQSWDTETRDLRETRKGLRMTLANILALQAQKGSDSGIRDQEPLSQDAQQFRGVLPGGNGTYXAWGAIRIPQGEEQRFTGHMEATGSHTAHPVHLGKPGRAGKALAHQHGRTTICLLLLLFLLTFLTVIIACVFSPRIRRQSSAAVGAQIHSSTP from the exons ATGGCAGCTCTGGTCATGGATCCCTCACCCTTGG TTACTTCCAGAAAGCAGTTTCATCTGtggtctcctccctgccccataGGATCCCAAGGACTTTGTTATAACCTCACAGGGGTGTCCCCGCATGGATCTGTGCATCAGAGATTTTTCACTGAGGGATGCTTGGATGGTCAGGCCTTCCTGCACCATGACATTGAGAGAGATGTGGCAGAGCTTCAGGGACTGTGGGC GGAGCAGTCCTGGGACACAGAGACCAGAGACTTGAGAGAGACCAGGAAGGGCCTCAGAATGACTCTGGCAAACATCCTGGCCCTGCAGGCACAGAAAGGAAGTGACAGTGGCATCAGA GATCAGGAACCCCTGAGCCAGGATGCCCAGCAGTTTAGGGGAGTCCTGCCTGGTGGGAATGGGACCTACTAGGCGTGGGGGGCCATAAGGATTccccagggagaggagcagaggttCACTGGCCACATGGAAGCCACAGGGAGCCACACTGCACACCCTGTACATTTGGGTAAACCTGG GAGAGCAG GAAAGGCCCTGGCGCACCAGCATGGACGGACAACCATCTGCCTGCTGTTGCTGCTTTTCTTACTTACTTTTCTTACTGTCATCATTGCGTGTGTCTTTTCTCCAAGAATAAGACGTCAGTCATCAGCAGCTGTGGGAGCCCAG attcattcttcaactccgtga